A single region of the Variovorax paradoxus genome encodes:
- a CDS encoding AMP-binding protein — translation MSMTAALTESYGKGATDVPLIEQTIGDFFDDMVARQPDREALISRHEGKRFTYRELQAESDKLASALLNLGLAAGDRVGIWSHNNAPWVLMQIATAKAGLILVNINPAYRTSELEYALNKVGCKVLVTMARFKTSDYLGMLRELGPKRLPQLQHTFWIDGNAAADAEAPGMQRFSKLLAGGNAADPRVAEVQKTLKATDPINIQFTSGTTGFPKGATLTHRNILNNGFFIGECMKLSPADKLCIPVPLYHCFGMVLGNLACLTHGSAIVYPNDGFDPLTVLETVQAEKCTGLHGVPTMFIAELDHPRFKEFDLSTLRTGIMAGSPCPIEVMKRVVNEMHLSEITIAYGMTETSPVSCQSSTDTPLDKRVSTVGTVQPHIEVKIVDPETGTIVPTGQSGELCTRGYSVMHGYWEDEPKTREAIDAEHWMHTGDLATMDAEGYVNIVGRIKDLVIRGGENIYPREIEEFLYRHPKVQDVQVVGLPDKKYGEELCAWIIVKPGQSATDTEIREFCKGQIAHYKVPKYIQFVTEFPMTVTGKIQKFKIREAMTEQLGLTQEKTA, via the coding sequence ATGAGCATGACTGCTGCGTTGACCGAGAGCTACGGCAAGGGCGCCACCGACGTTCCCCTCATCGAACAAACCATCGGCGACTTCTTCGACGACATGGTCGCAAGGCAACCCGACCGTGAAGCCCTCATCAGCCGCCACGAAGGCAAGCGCTTCACCTACCGCGAGCTGCAAGCTGAATCCGACAAGCTGGCGAGCGCGCTGCTGAACCTGGGCCTCGCCGCAGGCGACCGGGTGGGCATCTGGTCGCACAACAATGCACCCTGGGTGCTGATGCAGATCGCCACCGCAAAGGCCGGCCTGATCCTCGTCAACATCAACCCGGCCTACCGCACTTCAGAGCTCGAGTACGCGCTCAACAAGGTCGGCTGCAAGGTGCTGGTGACCATGGCGCGGTTCAAGACCAGCGACTACCTCGGCATGCTGCGTGAGCTGGGCCCCAAGCGCCTGCCGCAGCTGCAGCACACCTTCTGGATCGACGGCAACGCGGCAGCCGATGCCGAAGCGCCCGGCATGCAGCGCTTCAGCAAGTTGCTGGCAGGCGGCAATGCAGCCGACCCGCGCGTGGCCGAGGTGCAGAAGACGCTGAAAGCTACCGACCCGATCAACATCCAGTTCACCAGCGGCACCACGGGCTTTCCCAAGGGCGCAACGCTCACGCACCGCAACATCCTGAACAACGGCTTTTTCATCGGCGAGTGCATGAAGCTCTCGCCTGCCGACAAGCTGTGCATCCCGGTGCCGCTGTATCACTGCTTTGGCATGGTGCTCGGCAACCTGGCCTGCCTCACGCACGGCTCGGCCATCGTGTATCCGAACGACGGCTTCGATCCGCTCACGGTGCTCGAGACCGTGCAGGCCGAGAAGTGCACCGGGCTGCACGGCGTGCCCACGATGTTCATTGCCGAGCTCGACCATCCGCGCTTCAAGGAGTTCGACCTTTCCACGCTGCGCACCGGCATCATGGCCGGCTCGCCGTGCCCCATCGAGGTGATGAAGCGCGTGGTGAACGAAATGCACCTGAGCGAAATCACCATCGCCTACGGCATGACCGAAACCAGCCCGGTGAGCTGCCAGAGCAGCACCGACACGCCGCTGGACAAGCGCGTGTCGACCGTGGGCACCGTGCAGCCGCACATCGAAGTGAAGATCGTCGACCCCGAAACCGGCACCATCGTGCCGACCGGCCAATCGGGCGAGCTGTGCACGCGCGGCTACTCGGTGATGCACGGCTACTGGGAAGACGAGCCCAAGACCCGCGAGGCCATCGACGCCGAGCACTGGATGCACACCGGCGACCTGGCCACCATGGACGCCGAGGGCTACGTCAACATCGTCGGCCGCATCAAGGACCTGGTGATCCGCGGCGGCGAGAACATCTACCCGCGCGAGATCGAGGAGTTTCTGTACCGCCACCCGAAGGTGCAGGACGTGCAGGTGGTCGGGCTGCCCGACAAGAAGTACGGCGAAGAACTCTGCGCCTGGATCATCGTCAAGCCCGGCCAGAGCGCAACCGACACCGAGATCCGAGAGTTCTGCAAGGGACAGATCGCGCACTACAAGGTG
- a CDS encoding isovaleryl-CoA dehydrogenase: MHDPGLNFDLGEDIDSLRSAIQDFAANEIAPRAADIDRDNLFPHDLWQKLGELGLHGMTVKEEFGGTELGYLAHIVAMEEVSRASASVGLSYGAHSNLCVNQIHRNGSDAQKKKYLPKLVSGEHVGALAMSEPNAGSDVVSMKLKAEKKNGYYVLNGGKMWITNGGDADTLVIYAKTEPEMGARGMTAFIVEKSFKGFSAGSKLDKLGMRGSNTYPLFFDNCEVPEENVLGGEGMGAKVLMSGLDYERAVLSGGPLGIMAACMDAVLPFIHERKQFGQSIGEFQLMQGKLADMYSTWQATRAYVYAVGKACDRNDHARTFRKDAAGAILYSAEKATWMAGEAIQALGGVGYTKEFPVERLWRDAKLYEIGAGTSEIRRMLIGRELFAETA, encoded by the coding sequence ATGCACGATCCCGGCCTGAACTTCGACCTGGGCGAGGACATCGACTCGCTGCGCAGCGCCATCCAGGACTTTGCCGCGAACGAAATCGCGCCCCGCGCCGCCGACATCGACCGCGACAACCTGTTTCCGCACGACCTGTGGCAAAAGCTCGGCGAACTCGGCCTGCACGGCATGACCGTGAAAGAAGAATTCGGCGGCACCGAGCTGGGCTACCTGGCGCACATCGTGGCCATGGAAGAAGTCTCGCGTGCCTCGGCCTCTGTGGGCCTCTCCTACGGCGCGCACTCCAACCTGTGCGTGAACCAGATCCACCGCAACGGCAGCGACGCGCAGAAGAAGAAGTACCTGCCCAAGCTCGTGAGCGGCGAGCATGTGGGTGCGCTGGCCATGAGCGAGCCCAACGCCGGCTCCGACGTGGTGAGCATGAAGCTCAAGGCCGAGAAGAAGAACGGCTACTACGTGCTGAACGGCGGCAAGATGTGGATCACCAATGGCGGCGACGCCGACACGCTGGTGATCTACGCCAAGACCGAACCCGAGATGGGCGCACGCGGCATGACGGCCTTCATCGTCGAGAAGAGCTTCAAGGGCTTTTCGGCCGGCAGCAAGCTCGACAAGCTCGGCATGCGCGGCTCCAACACCTATCCGCTGTTCTTCGACAACTGCGAAGTGCCGGAAGAGAACGTGCTCGGCGGCGAAGGCATGGGCGCCAAGGTGCTGATGAGCGGGCTCGACTACGAGCGCGCGGTGCTCTCGGGCGGCCCGCTGGGCATCATGGCCGCGTGCATGGATGCGGTGCTGCCCTTCATTCACGAGCGCAAGCAGTTCGGCCAGAGCATCGGCGAGTTCCAGCTCATGCAGGGCAAGCTCGCGGACATGTATTCGACCTGGCAGGCCACGCGCGCCTATGTGTACGCGGTGGGCAAGGCCTGCGACCGCAACGACCATGCGCGCACCTTCCGCAAGGACGCGGCCGGCGCCATTCTTTACTCGGCCGAAAAGGCGACATGGATGGCCGGCGAGGCAATCCAGGCGCTGGGCGGCGTGGGCTACACCAAGGAATTTCCGGTCGAGCGGCTGTGGCGCGATGCCAAGCTGTATGAGATTGGCGCGGGGACGAGCGAGATCCGAAGGATGTTGATTGGGCGCGAGTTGTTTGCGGAAACTGCCTGA